The window ACCTTGGGGCCCACTAAGACTCCCAATATACAGGAGTTATTCCTAAAATCCAGATTCACGATATGTTGAATGAAAACCAGTGTTTTGGGGCTTGTGTCAGTCTATGTAAAGTGGAATCCAGTCCTGAATAACTATTAAGAGAATGGGATCAATGGAAGCACCCAATTTAATTGTTAAGATTTGTTAGAAATCAACTTTTCCCTCAGTGGGGGGAATTCCAGACTATTTTATTCTCCCTTTCACATAGCCTGTTTAAGCACAGTCTCTATTATACAGTCATAAGACTGGACCAAATAGTTCTGTGGACAGTTTTGCATTATTTTGGCCTGAaagtttgcttttggtttcatttCAGGTGATCAGGAGCCTCAAATTGCAGCCCATGTCATAAGTGATGCCAGTAGTAAAACAGCGTCTGGTAAGTAAGTCCCACAGCATCCTCAGCGTCAGCTCCCCAAGGCGGAATGCTGGCATGTGGCAGCAACGCAGCTCAGGCTCCTCTCTTCATCTGGGGCCTAACTTACGAACCTACCCATACACCTCACATACGCTCTCCTTTGTCTTCAAAGCAAGCTTAAATGCCCAAATGGGACTTGGAGGGACAAAAGGAGGTGGAAAGCAGTCTCCAAGTCCTGATTATGTTCTTGCTCAATGGCTGATTCTATATGATGCATTATTGGGTGGAAGGACTATTATTCCAACAACATGGAAGAAATGGCAGGTAGTGACCTCCTGACTGAAAGCGTCCCTCCTCCTAACCTTTCTTCATCCGTGTATCAGTGGGTCTGGAGGGGTATCTCCCGCCATCTATCAATCCCTGTATGATTAACCCCAGCCTTCTTGGGGCCTGCCTCAGGGAAATTAAAGGTAAAATCACTCTGCAAAGATCAATAGGTGCCGGGACGTTAGATTTTCCAATGAAGTAACAACAGACGACATACCATGATCTTTCCAGCTCTGAACAATTTTTTTCCATACACGTTCAGCCATCATTCTAGCCCTTAGATCTTTTTTCCCAAATCTGTACCTTGTGATAGTTGGTGCTGGAGAATGTGTTGCATCTGATAAATGGATGGAAACACACACGCTAGCACAAaatcccccatcaacataaaggCAGTCCGAGAGCATCAGAGTAGTCTTTGAAAAATTCAGCAGAGTGCTCTGGAATGGAGttctaaacagagagagagagaacacacgACACCACCCCACCTCACAGGTAGCTTCTCAGTGGGTGGAACACACACAAGGTCATCACGGAATGGACCTAAAAGCACTCGATAGGGAGTTTGGGAACACTGGTGCTCAAGAACCCTGGCCACTACTTGCtgggtgacctcaggcaagtccctttACTTACACAGCTGTTTCCTGCTTCGCCTACTTCACGTGGTTGCTCTGAGCACCAAATCAGCTAATGTGGAAGAAAGTTAAACTGTCAAGTGTTATACCAATGTAAGGTGTCACTACTTAGCTTACTTCACTGTGGTTTATATGTCAAAAGAATGGCATGAAGCTCCACATTAATATCAGTTAAGCCCATGACATTTAATAATTCTGTGAAGTACCCCTTGCTCAGAAAAAACACTTATGGGAGTACATGACAGGTGTCCAAGGTGGCCATCCACATGGCACCTTCTCATTTGGATTCGATGACAACAGCAGAGAAACCTCCTGGAAGAATAGCTTTCCGCTAGTCTTTGTCCATCTGTATCTGAATCCTGTTTTCTTGCTTCTGGGTTTATTTCATGGGGCTCAGATTCTCCCAAAAGGCCCATGGTTGATATTGGTCCTAGAATATTTTACAGTCTGACTCACAGTAGGTCTGCAGGGAATCGTGGGAAGACAATAACATTCCTCTCCCCATCTTCCCATCAACCCCATACTTCTCATTCTTATCTGGTCATGCTGTTACAAACTGCACCTTCCTCCCTCAGCCAGGACTAAACTTACTGGACTGAAAGACAGGGCTCCTCCCCCTTTGTTCTCCATCAAATGGTCCAAAAGTGAAAAGTTTGGGGGCTGATTTCTATGTCAAAAACATCACGATGAGGTATCCTTTTTGGAGTGGTCTGGGGACCCCCAAAATGTCAGGCATTTCAAGATGTCTCCTTACTCCTAAAGGATGCCTCTTAGTAGGTAGGATCTTGCACCGTGATAACCTAAGACCACCAAGTGGGAATAAAAAATGGCTCAAGGAAGCATCCACATCAGTACACTTTcacttctccccaccccccacccccacccctataGACCTCTGTAGAAGCTGAGATTTGAAATCGGGTGCACACACCACTTTGAACCCACTCACCATCTCAGCTGAGAAAATGGCACACTGTTGGTGGGTACTCGGCTTAGCCACAAGAATATAGGTACTTTCAAGTTGATGGCGCCTACTACAATGGGAGATCAAAACACACAGTGAAATGACAGGTTTATTTTCATACTTCCTTGCCTAATTTTAGTCCTTGCTGTGGGAGGCAGGTCGGGTTTGCAACAGCATGATCGCTAGGAAGAAATGGGGTCTTTCCTTCTCTCCAGGCTGAGACTGAGCTAGGTGGACTGGCAACTCTTGGACTGTAAAATTCATGGCAAGCAAGGTGTCGACGTTCACATTAGCAAGGGTTTTGTCCAAATAATTTGGCATGTGTAATTTATGGCATAGAATTTTTCAATCATTGGCGCTTTCTTAAATTCAAGGGCAAATTGGCTTAAACAATCCTTGGTGGTAGCTAGAAATTCACAGGGGCTGTATGCTACTTACTTTAATCTTCACCACAAGTCTCTGAGACAGGCTTAAATATTAGCCCCATGTTGCAGAcaaggaggagtccctgggagacacaaacggttaagcacttagctactaaccacagagttggtggttcgaatccacccagaggtacctcagaagaaaggtccagtgatctacttcccaaaaatcagccattgaaaactttatggagtgtaggtctactctgaaacacatggggtcaccatgagtcagaatcgacttgacagcaactggcttgttttttcttgttttgtttggtaAAGATGAGGAACTGAGGCTCGGGGAGGTTTAGTGACTTGCCCAAGCTTGAACGAAGCCTTGAGTGGAACCAAGTTCCATTTGACCCTAAAGCCCATGCTGTTTGTCAGCCACAGTTCCTTCCTAGACTCGGAGGGATAGAAGGGTCCTGACAAATCCCCAGTGCCCAGTACCCCACATGGAACTATATTTTCTGCTAGAATGTAAACCATGTTATGTTTCACCTCACCACAAATTTCTCCCTTCTCCATTACAGTTCTCCAGTGGGCCGAAAAAGGATATTACACCATGAGCACCAAGTTGGTAGAACTCAAATATAAGAAGCAGCTGACCGTTCAAAGACAAGGGCTGTATTATATCTATGCCCAAGTCACCTTCTGTTCCAATCGGGAAGCTTCGGGACAAATGCCATTTATAGCTAGCCTCTGCCTGAGGTCCCCAAGTGAATCTGAAAGAATCTTACTCAGAGCAGCAAATACCCACAGTTCCTCCAAGCCTTGCGGACAACAATCCATCCACTTGGGAGGAGTTTTTGAATTGCAACCAGGTGCTTCGGTATTTGTCAacgtgactgacccaagccaagtGAGTCACGGGACTGGCTTCACGTCTTTCGGCCTACTCAAACTCTGAACAGTGGAGCCTCCCCGACTGCGGCTGAGCTGACATGGGCAGTCTTCATAATACAGCAAAGCAGTTAAGACCACCCCCTGTTGAACTGCCTATTTATAACCCTAGGACCCTCCTCAGGGAGAACTATTTATTATATACCCCAAGGCATGTAGGGCTGTAATAAGTGAATTACAGGGCGGGGGAAACTAAAACAGGCCCTGCTCCATGAGCGCTTCTATTCAGAAGCAGAAACCCCACTGACGCAGACATCCAGAGAGTCATAAGAGAAAATCATCACGCACAGAGTGAATGCTGAGCAAACCGCAGATAATTCACCAAGTTTAGTTCTGTTTCTTTCGTGTGCAATGTCTTCCAGTGGATCGTGTATTTAATTGATCAGTGGAGATGTGGAAGGGAAATGAGGAGAAGCCTCCACTCACATTCAATTATGGTTGACTCTGGGACGCTGTGGCCCTGATAGGGAATCAGGTTCTATAAAGTCCAACACAATGGAGAACTGAAAAACCCTGGTTCCACCATATACCCCGACACTCAGTCTCTCCCTCTCTTTaccacacgtgtgtgtgtgcgcgcacgcacacacgcgcacacacacacacaagtcagGCAGTTGCTAATCAGTTATCTAATCTCAACACTGTCCCTATCTCTGCCACTGTAGATGGGGAGGGCAGGGAAAGCAGCTCTGAGCCCTGCCCACTCCTCATCGCGAAGTAACTGTATTTAAAGGAAATCTATTGTATCTATCTGCGGTCTCCATTGTTTCCAGAGTGAACTCGtgattttcttgttatttattttttgaataatAAAGATTCTATAACATTACCGTTGTCATTCAGTACCTAAAGCCCtaggctggggtgggggaggaagaagCATTTGGAGGAAATGGTCCAAGCCTTTGTGATAGTTCATAAACTGTTCCCAAGCTTGTTACATCATAAAATATCTTGGCGACAGCAGACTCTCTGGAAGTAGGCTATAATCTTCAGTGGATGATGTTGGAAGCCTATGCAGTGAAAAGCAATCTGGGTCTATTTCCAGGTTACTCTAGAAAGGTTGCAGAAGATTGAAATGAGGTTGTTTTTTCTTGATTAATCACAGGTACATGAGGCTGGAGGAAGGGCCTTAAACGAGAAgcaatagagtttgttttaaatAACTGTCTAGGTGGTTCCACCTTAGGCATAAAGAAACGGAGCTGGGAAAATCAGAGGGGAAGTCAACAGAGCCATTCCTGGTCACCTCCAACCAAGGGATTTTTCGCCTAAAGCCCAGAGTGGCTTCTTCATCTTTACTCGTAGAGCACTTTGCTTAAGGCAAATGCCACATATTCATCCAAACAGTATTACTGTAGAAATAAGAGAGAGAAATGAGAAGTGGGCTTAAACTCTTGGCTACTGCCCCTGCCCTACAGCCCTGTAGACAGCCCAGTCCCGTCTTGGCTAAGTGACTCTAAAGACCTTGAAGCATGAACATCCAACACAAGGCTGAAATTGTGCTCAGCAAATTTCCTTGACTGCATACTTTCTCCAATGAGAGAACTTTGGTATGAGCACAGGTGACATTTGTTGATTCAGGGACTCACTGGGGATCTTCCCACAGTGCTATCTTGTCCGCTGGGAGCAAAGATTCTTCTCCACTTTACCCTCTGCATTGGAGGCTTGAAGGAGGTGGTGCAGCATCTGTGGCAGTTGGGAAGGCATTGGTCGTAATGTTCTCACAGGTGTGGGCCTCCCTTAGGAAGACTAGGACCCCAGGCCTAGCTGAAAGGACGGCTTGGTCCAGTTGGGAAAGAGGGAGACAATAGCCAGGCCACGACTGTCCCTCCGTCACAGTAGCTGAGTGCTCACTTTGTAACACAGTCATACTTGCCCAACTTGCCTGGGAGGGGCAAGTGGGGGCAGGTGTGGCCAAGAGGCATCGTCCCCTTTAGCAGGGTAATAAGGGAATGTGTAGTCTGGATAAATCTATCATCTTTATATATTCACGCATCCCccttttttaaatagtattttatcctgttttcggtgaaagtttacacagcaaatctggttctcatttaacaattactacacaaattattcagtgacgttggttacatttttcacaataggtCATTGTTctcattaattccattctggaggttttgtttccagtaatctggtttccttgtccccttaccctttcatctttgctttagagtaattgttgaccaaagtttagtctcatatagatgattttttaaaggcgtGCAGTAGTcactggtaatattctttattttatgagccaatctgttatttagctaaaaggtgctCTCGGGGTtgtttcggttcaaggtttatgGAGTATCTTGGGGTGATAATCTCAGGGAGTCTCTAGTCTCAgccggtccagtaagtctgacaGGGTCCGTCTATTGTggtcctgatcagaatggtcagtagtggtagctccGTACCttttagttctggtctcagggtagatgaggccatggttcatgtagactgttagtcctgtagactagtttcttctctgagtctttggtttccttctttctcttttgctctggatgagaagagaccaatagttgcatcttagacggctgctcgcaagcctttaagaccccagacactactcaccaatctaggatgtagaacataaactttatgaactatattataagCCAAATTGACTGGGTTGTCCCACCATCATGCTCCCTTTTGACTCAAACCTTGCTCTTGCATTTCACTCCTCTCCTTCTTCTTTGAGAATCATTATCTTTCAGGTTATTTCTACCTCTAGTAACCATGTTTCTAACAATATATGTTATCAGAGGCAATGCTATAAATACAAAAAACACTCTAAACTCCCTACGCTATCTCCTCCTCCCCTATGGTTTCTACAGTCCTCTAAATGCCACCTCCGATAGCCCAGACCTTTCCCCTAAGCCCCAGCCTCACAGTACCAACTGCCCTCAGCCTTTCAGACTGCTTCCTCAGGAGGTCACCTTACCCTTTCTTGGGGTGCCAGGTCTCATCCTTCACCTGTTTCTCTTCCTGTTCTGCATGCTCACCATGGGATGTCTCCCCCTGCGCTCATAGCTTTAACCACCAGCTTCATGCTACCAATGCCACACTTTTAGTCCGGAACTGTTCCCTGGAATTTAGATTAATAAATTCTGATTGTCCATATCTCTAAATGGTGGATGCCTCTCAGGCCCTCCAACCCCACACGTCCAAAGGGAGCTCTTGGTCTTGTCCCCCCACACGACTGGATCCACTTTCAGTGGTTTCCATTTCTGTGAGCAGCATCCTCATCCACCCTGCTTGTCAAGCCAGAAACCTGGCTAGACTTCTCACTGTCCTCACCCCCACAGCAGCTCCCAACAGCCTATTCCCATCAACCCTATTTCTTAAATAGTTCTCAAATCTATCTACTTCTTTCTAACGCTACTGCTACTATCCTCGTCCAAACTATCATCACCTCTCTTCTGGAATACTACAACAGCCTCCTAACCTCCCTGCCTCCACTCTTTGCTCTCTGCCAGCCATTCTCCGTGCACAACCAGAATGAACTTTGAAAAACACAATCATGATTTCACCACTCTCCTGCTTCTTATAGACCTTAGAATAAAGAGGAAAATAACTGAGTTGCTTCATCTCCTGCCAATGCCTCGCTTGGTCTCATAAGTTCTACGTCTCAGTTCCTCTAAGCGAGGCTACAAATGCTCTCCTGCGTTAGGACCTAGGTGTGCTGTTTTCTTGTAACACCCGCTGACTCCCCCCACCATACCCTGCACTTTAGCTTCACAGCACTTATCATGGTTGAGGTTGTTCTTGCTATGCTGTGAGCTTCTTGAGGACCAAGAACTTGTTCTATTCACCATGGTAACTCCTGTGCCTGCTACAGGGTCTGGCAGAGAATTGGCACCCTATTTGTTACATGAaggaataagtgaatgaataaatgaactgcTTATAATTCAATAGTCTGTGAAATGACTTTGTGTTTTGGTTAAAGGAAAAATTTACCATAGGATAAAGAGCCTCATTATGTAAAACATATTTTATGAATAAAAATGCACTCATGGGGTAGAAGATGACTGAGATTATTCTATAGATAGATGTTTATGATACATTTTATGATAGTTTGCAGAATGGCACATGATGTTTGCTCCAAACCTCATGTAAATTTTTTTCCAACAAATGTTCCAATAAATAGTGGGGACTAGAGTACATTGTAGATCTACTTAAAATATTCTGATCCTAAATTATCCAATGgacttctatttttgtttttataaacatGTCTCTTCTGCCTTCAGTCTAAGGCAGTATGTGTTGGGTGGGGGGAGAGAAATGCTTGAAATATCCAGTAattatttccagataaagagaaaatggCAAGTGTAAAACATTGCTGTTTCTGTTGTttgagaggaagcaaatgactACGAAATGCCAACAGTGTGCTCTAACAAGCTGGCAGGGCAGGGCTCCCTGCTTAAAGAAGAACAACGCGCCCACTCCTGTGCCTCAGGAGGGAACTCATTTTCTGCAGAACTGGGGTATGCCTACAGGCCTGATATCACTGTGTGGGGAGCTGCACTGCCTTAGCCCCTTACTGAAAGCGCTGTGAAGTTCTTTGCGACAGAGAAACATGGAACTAAGAATGATTTTTCACGACATCCTTTGTCTCTATGATCCACATCCccatttacaaaaagaaaacaacaagaaCAGAATAGGCCTTGTAGTGTAGCGATGAAGACTGAAACCAGGCAGACAGAGTCTTAATCAAGACCCCACAACTTTGTAACCTCAGGCAAGTCATTTCACTTCCTCTGGACCTCagagttctcatctgtaaaatgggggaaaaagaaTCCTTGCCCTGTAGGTTGTTAGGAGGATTCAGTGACATCATTCGTGGAAGCCCCAGCAAAGTATGCTCTCAGGGGCAGACCATCAGACAGAGAGCACCTACATGGTCTCTATGTGCGAGGCCCTGGCGACAGCTAGTGGTGCAGTGGACAGGAAGACAACTTAAAATGAGACCAAAGAAAATGCACGGTGAGCCCAAGAGGCCTCGCACATGTAGTAGACCAAAGCCACACCCAATGTGAGGCAAAgcgaaagcaaaaaaaaagaaagaaaagactagatTAAATTCTGGAAGGGCATAACATTAGAGTGAATCTGCTCGTAGCAAAGATCTTTCTTTTGTAgtttcattgtcaaaaacaaccaTTGGGGTTGCCAAATTTGTCAGTAGACCTGAGCAGTTCTATATTCAGGAAGGTTTCTTAAAAACACTATGATCATTGATTTCCAAGCTAAGAGATATGATCACACAAATTTACCCCGTCCATACCACACTCCTCTGAGCAACTCCAATAGAAAATTCAGCACCTCTCAAGAAAACCAGTAAACATATagatttattttttcccattcccCATTA is drawn from Loxodonta africana isolate mLoxAfr1 chromosome X, mLoxAfr1.hap2, whole genome shotgun sequence and contains these coding sequences:
- the CD40LG gene encoding CD40 ligand — encoded protein: MIETYSQPSPRSVTTGPPVSMKIFMYLLTIFLITQMIGSALFAVYLHRRLDKIEDERNLHEDFVFMKMIQRCAKGEGSLSLLNCEQIKNQFGGFVKDIMRNEEAKKKEKTFEMQKGDQEPQIAAHVISDASSKTASVLQWAEKGYYTMSTKLVELKYKKQLTVQRQGLYYIYAQVTFCSNREASGQMPFIASLCLRSPSESERILLRAANTHSSSKPCGQQSIHLGGVFELQPGASVFVNVTDPSQVSHGTGFTSFGLLKL